The DNA segment GACTATGTGCTGTCGGGCGGCGAAATCGCCGCCATGGCCCTGATCGACGCCTGCGTCCGGCTGCTGCCGGGGGTGATGGGAAGAGCGGAATCCGCGTCCGAAGAGAGTTTTGCCGAATCCCTACTGGAATACCCCCAATATACCCGTCCTCAGACCTTCGAGGGGCGTCCAATCCCGGAAATCCTGACCTCGGGCGACCACGCCAAGGTTGCCGCCTGGCGGAAAGCGGAGGCAGAGGCCCTGACAAGGGCGCGGCGGCCGGACTTATGGCGGGCTTTCGAAAAGGCATCAAAAAGCACGACAAAGGAGTGACAAAGCTCACCCTTTGCCTTATACGAGCGCCAATTCCGAGAAGTGACGGCATGGATCGCGAGCCCCCCGGGTTGGCAGGGCGCGCCGCCGATGGAGATTACCAATGAACCTCATTCAGCAGCTCGAAAAAGAGCAATTCGAAAAGATGTCCGCCGGCAAGGACATTCCGGATTTCGCGCCGGGCGACACCGTGATCGTCAACGTCAAGGTGGTCGAAGGCGATCGCACCCGCGTGCAGGCCTATGAAGGCGTTTGCATCGGCCGTTCCGGCGGCGGCCTCAACGAGAGCTTCACCGTGCGCAAGATTTCCTACGGCGAAGGCGTCGAGCGCGTCTTCCCGGTGATGTCGCCGATGATCGATTCGATCAAGGTGGTGCGCCGCGGCAAGGTGCGCCGCGCCAAGCTCTATTACCTGCGCAATCTGCGCGGCAAGTCGG comes from the Bradyrhizobium erythrophlei genome and includes:
- the rplS gene encoding 50S ribosomal protein L19; protein product: MNLIQQLEKEQFEKMSAGKDIPDFAPGDTVIVNVKVVEGDRTRVQAYEGVCIGRSGGGLNESFTVRKISYGEGVERVFPVMSPMIDSIKVVRRGKVRRAKLYYLRNLRGKSARIVEKTDHAKAVGE